A single region of the Acetivibrio cellulolyticus CD2 genome encodes:
- a CDS encoding YtxH domain-containing protein yields the protein MKIKDLLEKRKQANKKAAKKKTAKSIAVGAGVGAAVGLTAGVLLAPKSGKETREDLAENAKVAAEKVAEGTKVAAEKVAEGTKKAAVLVKGKVAELKNKKVEEEPQEELENEVPEN from the coding sequence ATGAAGATAAAGGATTTGCTTGAAAAAAGAAAACAGGCAAATAAAAAGGCTGCTAAAAAGAAAACTGCCAAGAGTATTGCAGTTGGAGCAGGGGTTGGAGCGGCTGTTGGCTTGACTGCAGGAGTATTATTGGCACCTAAGTCAGGTAAAGAAACGAGAGAAGATTTAGCTGAGAATGCAAAAGTAGCAGCAGAGAAAGTTGCAGAAGGTACTAAAGTAGCAGCTGAAAAAGTAGCTGAAGGGACAAAAAAGGCTGCAGTTTTAGTTAAGGGAAAAGTAGCTGAATTAAAGAATAAGAAAGTTGAAGAAGAGCCGCAGGAAGAACTAGAAAATGAAGTTCCAGAAAATTAA